From the genome of Schaalia dentiphila ATCC 17982, one region includes:
- a CDS encoding Rv3235 family protein, which produces MSTQIAPRPRASEAPRRRTSTRPTPTRPIQPTPFRWSQDPELVYRAATSPTPTHYVTLPRQNLPDPGPWAANLARAIVEVVTGVRQAPQLRRWMLPDLYGALVCVHMSPCARGTRPVDVRTCPVDERTTEAAVIVSTVSRTFALALRLEEYHGRWITTALELA; this is translated from the coding sequence ATGAGCACCCAAATCGCGCCCCGGCCTCGCGCCTCCGAGGCCCCCAGACGACGGACCAGCACGAGGCCCACCCCCACCCGTCCGATCCAGCCCACCCCGTTCCGGTGGAGTCAGGATCCTGAGTTGGTCTACAGGGCGGCAACATCGCCGACACCAACCCACTACGTCACCCTCCCACGGCAGAATCTCCCGGATCCCGGACCGTGGGCGGCAAATCTCGCACGCGCCATCGTCGAGGTCGTCACGGGCGTTCGTCAGGCACCCCAGCTGCGCCGTTGGATGTTGCCCGATCTCTACGGGGCTCTCGTGTGCGTCCACATGTCCCCATGCGCACGGGGAACGAGGCCCGTCGACGTACGCACGTGCCCCGTCGACGAGCGCACAACAGAGGCCGCCGTCATCGTCTCCACGGTCTCGCGTACCTTCGCCCTCGCCCTGCGGCTTGAGGAGTACCACGGGCGATGGATCACGACGGCCCTCGAACTCGCCTGA
- a CDS encoding SAF domain-containing protein: protein MDRRFVIGLVLIIASVIAFSALSGLLRGGSRVYTATTTIAPGETLTADNVREVVLSVDSDVYVPTSEAPMGSVATRQITPGQIVMRTDLSQGDSGTVQTDMLRVAVTVSAGLPDGVADGTRIRLWTIPARRQGQAGNQAREIEGTFTFVRRIEASSQSHRGQRIEILANAQSMPVLLAAQSSTDELAAVPVGAP from the coding sequence ATGGACCGTCGATTCGTTATCGGCTTGGTCCTCATCATCGCGTCCGTGATCGCCTTCAGTGCACTCAGCGGCCTCCTACGGGGAGGAAGCCGCGTCTACACCGCGACGACGACCATCGCCCCGGGGGAAACCCTCACTGCGGACAATGTCCGAGAGGTTGTCCTCAGCGTCGACTCGGACGTCTACGTTCCCACGTCCGAGGCCCCCATGGGGTCCGTCGCGACTCGGCAGATCACCCCCGGCCAGATCGTCATGCGCACGGATCTGTCACAGGGGGACAGTGGAACAGTGCAGACAGACATGCTGCGCGTGGCCGTCACGGTCAGTGCCGGGCTGCCCGACGGGGTCGCTGATGGAACGCGGATCCGGCTGTGGACGATCCCCGCGCGCAGGCAGGGACAGGCTGGCAATCAGGCGCGCGAGATCGAGGGGACCTTCACCTTCGTGCGTCGGATCGAGGCCTCGTCCCAGTCGCACCGTGGCCAGCGGATCGAGATCCTCGCGAACGCCCAGTCCATGCCGGTCCTCCTCGCCGCGCAGTCCTCGACCGACGAGCTGGCCGCAGTCCCCGTGGGGGCGCCGTGA
- a CDS encoding LysM peptidoglycan-binding domain-containing protein produces MTDDSLTVAGQSHLTDAFLWLVGAPLCLLDALYLSRLAPPLSAERPETLILWVLGIAALALLAWSLLCSACAHLALLRVAPPAARTAARFFVCRCGTRLSRSLLARAGASALIGSTLVTGAPAAASLAAPQEQTSPAVSLTWADTPGAPSPDQEATQTAPATLPVPAQDAPDADTPDHPTSITVAPGDSLWSIAASLRPDADDAHIDATWRAIHAANAESVHDPSLIYPGQTLAIPQDLP; encoded by the coding sequence ATGACTGATGATTCACTGACCGTCGCCGGCCAATCACACCTCACCGACGCATTTCTCTGGCTCGTTGGTGCCCCGCTGTGCCTCCTCGACGCACTCTATCTCTCCCGCCTCGCTCCACCCCTGAGCGCGGAGCGTCCCGAGACGCTCATCCTCTGGGTTCTCGGCATTGCTGCCCTCGCGCTCCTGGCGTGGAGTCTCCTATGCTCAGCATGCGCTCACCTCGCGCTCCTGCGCGTTGCTCCACCAGCGGCGCGCACAGCTGCACGTTTCTTCGTCTGCCGTTGCGGCACCCGTCTCTCGCGGTCGCTTCTGGCTCGCGCCGGAGCCAGCGCATTGATTGGCTCCACACTCGTCACCGGTGCACCCGCCGCGGCTTCCCTGGCAGCACCGCAGGAACAGACCTCCCCCGCCGTCTCACTGACGTGGGCGGATACCCCCGGAGCCCCTTCCCCCGACCAGGAGGCGACACAGACTGCTCCGGCCACATTGCCCGTGCCCGCGCAGGATGCACCGGACGCGGATACGCCCGATCACCCTACCTCAATCACGGTCGCGCCGGGCGATTCACTCTGGTCGATCGCCGCCTCCCTGCGCCCCGACGCCGATGATGCGCACATCGACGCCACGTGGCGGGCAATCCACGCGGCCAACGCCGAATCGGTCCACGACCCATCTCTCATCTACCCCGGACAGACACTCGCCATCCCCCAGGACCTGCCATGA
- a CDS encoding helix-turn-helix domain-containing protein has protein sequence MATRFLTLADVAETLNLTMSATRALVSSGELPAIQVGGKHVWRIEESVLEQFIQDQYAATRERQKAENAH, from the coding sequence ATGGCAACACGATTCCTCACCCTCGCTGACGTCGCCGAGACCCTGAATCTCACGATGTCAGCCACCCGCGCCCTCGTTTCCTCCGGCGAGCTCCCGGCCATTCAGGTCGGCGGCAAGCACGTGTGGAGGATCGAAGAATCGGTCCTGGAGCAGTTCATCCAGGATCAATACGCCGCGACGCGCGAGCGTCAGAAGGCGGAAAACGCTCACTAG